The following are from one region of the Muntiacus reevesi chromosome 3, mMunRee1.1, whole genome shotgun sequence genome:
- the SPMIP9 gene encoding protein SPMIP9 — MSGMVFPGQAPVDLDIYQSSYMIDYKPYGKHKYARVTSEEQAKLDTQLRDKEFYRPTPNPNPKLEDGYPAFKRPHMTAKDLGQPGFFPPQDHVAPVEDECRFTSICPSVYPASHALYLAHGDPNRIRQSADFPCLLEPERQPAPDVGKGYFLLPGCACPYHGTVKVPILNRWGPLMPFYQ, encoded by the exons ATGTCAGGCATGGTGTTCCCTGGACAG GCTCCTGTGGATTTGGACATATACCAAAGCTCCTACATGATCGACTATAAACCCTATGGGAAACACAAATATGCCAGGGTCACATCAGAAGAG CAAGCAAAGCTGGACACCCAACTCCGGGACAAAGAGTTCTACAGACCtacccccaaccccaaccccaagCTAGAAGATGGATACCCTGCCTTCAAAAGACCCCACATGACCGCCAAGGACCTGGGGCAACCTGGCTTCTTCCCACCACAGGACCATGTGGCCCCAGTGGAGGATGAATGTAGGTTCACCAGCATCTGTCCATCCGTGTACCCAGCTTCCCATGCTCTGTACCTGGCCCACGGCGACCCGAACCGGATTCGACAGAGTGCCGACTTCCCCTGTCTTCTGGAGCCTGAGCGCCAGCCTGCCCCAGACGTGGGCAAAGGCTACTTTCTACTGCCCGGCTGTGCCTGCCCTTATCACGGTACCGTCAAGGTTCCCATATTGAACCGATGGGGGCCCTTGATGCCATTTTACCAGTAG